The genomic segment AGGACCAGCCGTGGCAACTGAGGGAATGGCGGGCGGCGAGCAGTGGCTCGCGGACTACACCCGTCGCGTCGGGGAGATCCAGCGCAAGGCGCAGGAAACCCAGGACCAGATCAAGAACATGCGTGCGAGGGCGAGCAGCCCCGACGGCGCGGTGACCGTCGTACTGGCTCCCGGAGGCAGACTCGAAAGCCTCGCCCTCAGTCCCGCCTCGGTGCAGCTGGGCCATCAGCGCCTCGCCGCCGCCATCACGCAGACCATCCAGGCCGCGCACGCCGACGCCGCCGCGCAGACGCAGGCCGCGCTGCAGCCGCTGGTCGGCGAGTCCGACGCGATGGAATTCCTCAAGGACCAGGTCGACTCGGCGATCGCCGAGGACCCGGCCGCGCCGAGCGCCGAGGACCAGCCGCAGCCACCGCCACAGCCACCGCACCGCGCGTCCGCCGAGGACGGGGACGACGAGGACTTCGGCGGCTCGATCATGAGGAGCGTCTGATGCCCGACGGATTCAAGGCCAAGCCCGACGAGCTGATGACCCACGCGGGCACCGTGCTCGAGCTCGGTGACCGGCTCAACCGCGCCGGGTCCACCGGCGCCGGCGTGGACCTGGGCATCGAGACCTACGGGATCATCGGCCAGGCCTTCAGCGGCGGGGTGCGCGACCAGATCGCCGAGACCGCCGGCGCGCTGAACGAGCTCGGTGAGGGCCTCACCGACTTCAGCGAAGGCATCAAAGAGGCCGGTGGCGCCTACGAGCGCTTCGAAAAGGAAGTCCAGGAGCTGCTCGAACTGTTCAAGGAGGACTGATGGGGGCCACCGACGGAGCGGGCATCGTCGACACCGTCTACCAGGCGGCGAACGACGTCAACAACCCGGAAGACTGGGCGATGGACGGGCTGGCGCTCGGCCTGGACGCCCTCGGCCTGATCGCCAACCCGCTGGGCGGGCTGCTCAGCGCCGGGATCGGCTGGCTGATCGAGCACCTGGACTTCCTCAAGGAACCGCTCGACGACCTGGCGGGCGACCCCGGCAAGATCAACGAGATCGCCGCGGTCTGGGGTGAGCAGATCCGCAAGGAGGTCGGCCAGATCGCCGACGACTACGGCAAGGCGATCGAGGCCGAGACCGCGGGCTGGGAAGGCCAGGGCTCGGTCCAGTACCGCGAGACCGGGCAGCAGATCGTCGAGCAGAT from the Amycolatopsis magusensis genome contains:
- a CDS encoding YbaB/EbfC family nucleoid-associated protein, with protein sequence MATEGMAGGEQWLADYTRRVGEIQRKAQETQDQIKNMRARASSPDGAVTVVLAPGGRLESLALSPASVQLGHQRLAAAITQTIQAAHADAAAQTQAALQPLVGESDAMEFLKDQVDSAIAEDPAAPSAEDQPQPPPQPPHRASAEDGDDEDFGGSIMRSV
- a CDS encoding type VII secretion target; translation: MPDGFKAKPDELMTHAGTVLELGDRLNRAGSTGAGVDLGIETYGIIGQAFSGGVRDQIAETAGALNELGEGLTDFSEGIKEAGGAYERFEKEVQELLELFKED